Proteins from a genomic interval of Rosa chinensis cultivar Old Blush chromosome 2, RchiOBHm-V2, whole genome shotgun sequence:
- the LOC112184613 gene encoding uncharacterized protein LOC112184613, producing MIVWTAEHEAAFLGLKSYLSEVPLLYKPVPGEMLYVYLAASSTAVSSVLIRKDSDCEYPVYYAGKGYTGAESNYPDIERVALALLKPETSGRLIKWAIELGEFDIKYQPRTAIKGQAAADFISESIPSHGPDKEPPQPLAANPPPPNTWRLYVDGASNKKTSGAGILLISPDDQVYQYALKFSFKASNNAAEYEALIAGLQIARELGVQHLSIFSDSQLVVNQVSGNFEAKEPHMSSYQALARALVQRFTSYIFTQIPRAENDKADALAKLASTSPNPTYGATKVEILAGPSTSKTVSEIFSVDHTTSWMDPILKYMVYGLAPDDKVEARRLQLRSDRYTIMNGKLYRRGHCFPNLKCVTQEEGHKIMKDIHAGVCGNHAGARSLEHKTLRAGYFWPTMSALAQTISGSCHKCQMYANIPRAPPIALSILLAPWPFCQWGLDLIGKLPTVVGQFKYVIVAVNYQTKWVEAEPLVAITTEKVKSFLWKNIYCRFGVPDTIVTDNGTQFDNDELRAYTQNLGTKILYASPAHPQTNGQSPRIEYFNAGTNSDGLHLDADLLEERRDVAHMHNLANKRRIARYYDAKVQSRTLKLGD from the exons ATGATAGTCTGGACAGCGGAGCACGAAGCTGCTTTCCTTGGCTTGAAGTCGTACTTGTCAGAGGTACCTCTACTCTACAAACCTGTTCCCGGAGAAATGCTCTACGTATATCTGGCGGCATCATCAACAGCCGTGAGCTCGGTCCTGATTAGGAAGGACTCCGATTGCGAGTACCCAGTGTACTACGCTGGAAAAGGTTACACTGGTGCAGAATCCAACTACCCGGACATTGAAAGAGTAGCACTGGCTCTCCTG AAACCAGAGACATCGGGCAGGCTaattaaatgggccatcgagctgGGGGAGTTCGATATCAAGTACCAACCCCGGACAGCCATCAAGGGCCAGGCAGCGGCAGATTTTATTTCCGAATCAATCCCTTCCCATGGACCAGACAAGGAACCACCTCAACCACTAGCCGCAAATCCACCTCCGCCAAACACTTGGCGATTATACGTTGATGGAGCATCCAACAAGAAAACTAGCGGAGCCGGCATCCTGCTAATTAGCCCGGACGATCAAGTCTACCAGTACGCCCTCAAATTTTCCTTCAAGGCATCCAACAATGCCGCAGAATACGAGGCACTCATAGCAGGTCTGCAGATCGCCCGGGAACTAGGGGTCCAACACCTTAgtatcttcagtgattctcagTTGGTCGTAAACCAGGTCAGCGGTAACTTCGAGGCAAAGGAGCCCCACATGTCCTCCTACCAGGCCTTGGCCCGGGCTTTAGTTCAGAGGTTCACCTCCTAcatttttacccaaataccGAGGGCAGAAAACGACAAGGCAGACGCCCTTGCTAAGCTCGCATCAACTTCTCCAAACCCTACTTATGGGGCCACTAAAGTCGAAATACTCGCGGGACCTAGCACTTCCAAAACGGTATCAGAAATATTTTCGGTGGATCACACAActtcatggatggacccaattttgaaatacatgGTCTACGGCCTAGCCCCGGATGATAAGGTCGAGGCCAGAAGACTACAGCTAAGGTCAGATCGATACACGATCATGAATGGGAAACTGTACAGAAGAGGGCATTGCTTTCCCAACCTGAAGTGTGTAACACAGGAGGAaggtcacaaaataatgaaggacatTCACGCTGGTGTATGTGGTAACCATGCCGGAGCCCGATCTCTTGAACACAAGACCCTAAGGGCAGGATAtttctggccaaccatgtcggcccTGGCTCAAACAATATCCggttcttgccacaaatgccaaatgtatgcaaatatccCAAGGGCACCGCCCATCGCCCTTTCCATCCTCCTTGCACCATGGCCGTTCTGTCAGTGGGGTTTGGACTTGATTGGTAAACTTCCCACAGTAGTGGGACAGTTCAAATACGTCATTGTTGCCGTAaactaccaaacaaagtgggtagaGGCAGAACCTCTCGTTGCCATCACCACCGAAAAGGTAAAGAGCTTCctatggaagaacatctactgcaggTTCGGAGTCCCGGATACCATAGTCACGGACAATGGTACCCAGTTTGACAATGACGAGTTGAGGGCCTACACACAGAACCTCGGCACTAAGATCCTCTATGCTTCCCCagctcacccccagaccaacggtcag AGTCCCCGGATCGAATACTTCAATGCGGGTACCAACTCAGATGGCCTACACCTCGATGCTGATTTACTCGAGGAACGAAGAGATGTGGCACATATGCATAACTTGGCAAACAAGCGGAGGATAGCTCGTTACTACGATGCCAAGGTACAGTCCCGGACATTAAAATTGGGGGACTGA
- the LOC112184612 gene encoding uncharacterized protein LOC112184612, with product MNSYEDRQGPFTQQVRGAIRANTSKPLKINYTGVGDPYQHLQAFRSQTNAKGYTDEMCCNMFQETLSGEALSWFYELPVGSVGNFKELADKFVARFILRTDGIHTPKGLLKAATAKCRDLNKELAELAFKRGLRRGEFLYGINHNPPASYDELMATAIRHAQAEFETYGDTPRPELRFSTPTSTTRDEPQKREWAHIHDRSPHTSNKRSKESSSRSNSYETTHPNRELRAQQGPRTPPPPRYEVFTILNASYETIWNENRDEIPGPPLRKFPKSKLTQQDTEKFCTYHEDVGHNTNLCVALKNIIESLIQRGKLQRYLPTKEIGAVDMYGQIFTIHGGGPKE from the exons ATGAACAGTTACGAGGACCGCCAGGGGCCTTTCACCCAACAGGTTAGGGGAGCCATTCGAGCGAATACATCGAAACCACTGAAGATCAACTATACGGGAGTTGGAGACCCCTACCAGCATTTACAGGCTTTCCGATCGCAAACAAACGCCAAGGGATATACGGACGAAATGTGTTGTAACATGTTCCAGGAAACCCTGTCAGGGGAGGCTTTaagttggttctacgaactgccGGTCGGTTCTGTAGGGAATTTTAAGGAGTTGGCTGACAAATTTGTCGCTCGATTCATCTTACGCACTGATGGGATACACACACCAAAGGGCCTATTGAAG GCGGCTACAGCTAAGTGCAGGGACCTTAATAAGGAACTTGCTGAGCTGGCTTTCAAGAGGGGCTTAAGGCGAGGAGAATTTCTCTACGGGATCAACCATAATCCTCCAGCTAGCTACGACGAACTGATGGCCACTGCCATCAGACACGCTCAGGCCGAATTCGAAACATATGGGGACACCCCCAGACCAGAGCTAAGATTTTCCACACCAACTTCGACGACTAGGGATGAGCCACAAAAGAGGGAGTGGGCCCACATTCATGACAGGTCACCCCATACCTCAaacaaaagaagcaaagaaTCCTCGTCCAGGTCAAACAGTTACGAGACCACCCACCCTAACCGGGAGTTGAGGGCACAGCAGGGCCCAaggacaccaccaccaccccggtaTGAGGTGTTCACAATCCTGAACGCTTCATACGAGACTATCTGGAATGAAAACAGGGATGAGATACCGGGACCACCCCTAAGGAAATTCCCGAAGAGCAAACTTACCCAGCAGGATACCGAAAAATTCTGCACTTATCATGAGGATGTCGGACACAATACCAATCTGTGTGTTGCTTTAAAAAATATCATCGAGTCCCTCATCCAGAGAGGAAAGCTTCAACGATACCTACCTACTAAGGAGATAGGAGCTGTCGACATGTACGGCCAGATATTCACGATCCACGGTGGGGGCCCGAAAGAGTAG
- the LOC112184614 gene encoding probable polygalacturonase At3g15720, translating to MRNILVNLLMFYSIASSNFSFGHGQTTFNVLDYGAVGDGDTDDSEAFLKAWNASCSTNASNGTPTLVIPAERTFLLQPTIFSGSCNSNDGIRVEILGKIVAPKNPDEWKGCVESWLSFRNLSNLIINGTGEINGQGSLWWSNITTQPNKALHLFKCSNLQLSGLAHIDSPKAHISINRSNNVTVSNLHIRAPEDSPNTDGIDISVSTHVNIHDSTIATGDDCIAINNGSSFINITNIACGPGHGISVGSLGVNESYQTVEEIQVRNCSFNGTQNGARIKTWQGGSGYARKITFEHITLIAAKHPIIIDQHYCNGKHDCKKSTQAVEVSDVTYSDFQGTSSSEEAIVFNCTETPGCTNIIMNQINITSAVAYQNIYAFCDNANGTYSTTVPPVPCLKTNETISFNLYT from the exons ATGAGGAATATACTTGTCAACCTTTTGATGTTTTACTCTATTGCTTCATCAAATTTTAGTTTTGGACATGGGCAAACAACTTTTAATGTGCTGGATTATGGTGCTGTTGGAGATGGCGATACAGATGATTCTGAA GCATTCTTAAAAGCATGGAATGCCTCATGTTCAACCAACGCTAGTAACGGGACACCAACACTAGTAATACCAGCAGAGAGAACATTCCTTTTGCAACCTACCATCTTCTCAGGTTCTTGCAATTCTAACGACGGTATCCGGGTCGAG ATTCTGGGGAAAATTGTGGCACCCAAAAATCCAGATGAATGGAAAGGGTGTGTAGAATCTTGGTTATCTTTTCGAAATTTGAGCAACCTCATAATAAATGGAACGGGAGAAATTAATGGCCAAGGTTCACTTTGGTGGAGCAATATTACCACCCAACCTAACAAA GCTCTACACCTTTTCAAATGCAGTAATCTTCAGTTAAGCGGACTCGCACATATTGACAGTCCAAAGGCTCATATTAGCATCAACCGTAGCAATAATGTCACCGTCTCTAATCTTCATATTCGTGCACCTGAAGATAGTCCTAACACGGATGGTATTGACATCTCTGTCTCAACACATGTCAATATTCATGACTCAACAATAGCAACTG GTGATGATTGTATTGCCATTAATAATggttcatcttttatcaatatcACCAATATTGCATGTGGACCTGGTCATGGAATTAG TGTGGGAAGTTTAGGTGTGAATGAAAGTTACCAGACGGTAGAAGAGATACAAGTACGAAATTGTAGTTTCAACGGTACACAAAATGGAGCGAGAATTAAGACATGGCAG GGTGGTTCTGGATATGCTAGGAAGATAACATTTGAACACATAACACTAATAGCCGCGAAGCATCCTATCATCATTGACCAACATTACTGTAATGGAAAGCACGACTGTAAAAAATCG ACTCAGGCAGTAGAAGTGAGTGATGTCACATATAGTGATTTTCAAGGAACTTCTTCAAGTGAGGAGGCGATTGTGTTTAATTGCACCGAGACACCGGGTTGTACCAACATTATTATGAATCAAATCAATATCACTTCGGCAGTTGCTTATCAGAACATTTACGCCTTTTGTGACAATGCGAATGGAACTTATAGCACAACTGTTCCCCCAGTCCCTTGCTTGAAGACAAATGAAACAATATCTTTTAATCTATATACATAG